The following coding sequences are from one Nicotiana tabacum cultivar K326 chromosome 1, ASM71507v2, whole genome shotgun sequence window:
- the LOC107793090 gene encoding transcription factor bHLH14-like, whose amino-acid sequence MDELIFPSSFSASISQENQPSTFQQRLQYILKSQTNCWAYAIFWQTTSNKDNNGSFFLTCGDGHFQGSNKDVEWFYVLSLAKSYSGNEGVIGKAFTSTASFVWLTGAQLLQFCSCERAKEAQYNGVKTLVCVPISNGVLELGSSDIIKEDWTLVQQVKSLFCSVQENGPMNFLDQNTIYFANFDFVTGMQKDVQESDNSSKKVATTSHASFLDSELSNSDCQLLEYPVQKSRIRRTYRKRGRKHGVDCDKQMNHVEAERQRREKLNHRFYMLRSVVPQVTRIDKASLLSDAVAYINELKAKVDKLESKLHTNLELKKKPEMEHNDAVDNQSSTNSVDHVSPSPIIFCNISTQKNPTLKVEVKMIGPDAMIRVQSEDVNYPSTRLMCALQDLELHVYHANISSVNNIVVQDIVIRDVPNKGLKTEDGLRAAILRSLEQIEDC is encoded by the exons ATGGATGAACTAATATTTCCCTCATCATTTTCGGCCTCAATTTCTCAAGAAAACCAGCCATCAACATTTCAACAAAGGCTTCAAtatattctaaaaagtcaaacaAATTGTTGGGCTTACGCCATTTTCTGGCAAACCACCTCTAATAAAGACAACAATGGAAGTTTTTTCTTAACTTGCGGTGATGGCCATTTTCAGGGAAGCAATAAAGACGTAGAATGGTTCTACGTGTTGTCTCTGGCTAAGTCTTATTCTGGTAATGAAGGGGTTATTGGAAAAGCTTTTACTAGTACTGCTTCTTTTGTGTGGCTAACTGGGGCACAACTACTTCAGTTTTGTAGCTGTGAAAGGGCTAAAGAAGCTCAGTACAATGGCGTTAAAACTCTTGTTTGTGTTCCAATTTCAAATGGGGTGCTTGAATTAGGCTCGAGTGATATAATCAAAGAGGATTGGACCTTGGTTCAACAAGTCAAGTCTTTGTTTTGTTCAGTGCAAGAAAATGGTCCAATGAACTTTCTTGATCAAAATACCATTTATTTTGCTAATTTTGATTTTGTTACCGGCATGCAAAAGGATGTTCAAGAATCAGACAACAGTAGCAAAAAGGTAGCTACAACGAGCCATGCTTCATTCCTAGATTCAGAGCTATCGAATTCAGATTGCCAATTACTAGAATATCCGGTGCAGAAAAGCCGA ATCAGAAGGACCTACAGGAAAAGGGGAAGAAAGCATGGAGTAGATTGCGACAAGCAAATGAACCACGTAGAGGCGGAGAGGCAGAGGAGGGAGAAACTCAACCACCGATTCTACATGTTGCGCTCGGTGGTTCCACAAGTTACGAGAATCGACAAAGCCTCATTGCTATCAGACGCTGTGGCCTATATCAATGAACTCAAAGCCAAAGTGGATAAATTGGAGTCAAAACTTCATACAAACTTGGAGCTCAAGAAGAAACCGGAAATGGAACACAATGACGCTGTGGACAACCAAAGCTCTACCAATTCGGTGGATCACGTAAGCCCTTCTCCA ATAATTTTCTGCAATATTTCGACCCAAAAAAATCCGACATTGAAGGTTGAAGTGAAGATGATAGGTCCAGACGCCATGATTAGAGTTCAATCAGAAGATGTGAATTACCCATCAACAAGATTGATGTGTGCACTTCAAGATCTTGAACTGCATGTCTACCATGCCAACATCTCAAGTGTCAACAATATTGTGGTTCAGGATATAGTGATCAGAGACGTTCCTAATAAGGGATTGAAAACTGAAGATGGATTAAGAGCTGCTATTCTTAGAAGCTTAGAGCAAATAGAGGACTGTTGA